The Phalacrocorax carbo chromosome 23, bPhaCar2.1, whole genome shotgun sequence genome includes a window with the following:
- the PSRC1 gene encoding proline/serine-rich coiled-coil protein 1 has product MAEERDVRFVTEESFDFGFLSPSDSREEEEEEEEEEGAGGGGRWSPLRGARLEEVVREATRLAAQLEQCHLPPPAPAGPPRSPRRETFVVRDSPVRALLPTVEPRGTPPPRCQPDPHQAPRRPRCLQQPRHPQGVAQLPPHRGTQRIPRSQGDPPQPGGPPPALPSPGAGGCEPGQVRAPPGGDSRPAEGEGGSSPLPPPHPSAPRQGRHRRPLQPPPRPQRHPQGAWPDPGGGVTQRRGGGAGSPPGCWLGVQTGTPPQPPPPPPEDGGEQHPKVTPPT; this is encoded by the exons ATGGCCGAGGAGCGAG ACGTCCGCTTCGTCACCGAGGAGAGCTTCGACTTCGGGTTCCTGTCCCCTTCTGACAG ccgggaggaggaagaggaggaggaggaggaggagggggcggggggcggcgggcgctggAGCCCCCTGCGCGGCGCCCggctggaggaggtggtgcGGGAGGCCACGCGGCTGGCGGCCCAGCTGGAGCAGTGccacctgcccccccccgcgcccgccggccccccgcgcagcccccgccgcgaGACCTTCGTGGTGCGGGACAGCCCCGTGCGGGCGCTGCTGCCCACGGTGGAGCCGcgtgggaccccccccccccgctgccagCCGGACCCCCACCAAGCCCCGCGGCGTCCCCGCTGCCTCCAACAGCCCCGGCACCCGCAAG GTGTTGCCCAGCTGCCACCCCACCGCGGCACCCAAAGGATCCCCCGGAGCCAGGGTGACCCCCCCCAGCCGGGTGGCCCCCCCCCGGCCTtgccctccccaggggcagggggctgcgAGCCGGGGCAAGTCAGAGCCCCCCCGGGTGGGGACAGCAG gcCAGCCGAGGGCGAGGGGGggagcagccccctgccccccccccacccgtcAGCCCCGCGCCAgggccgccaccgccgccccctccagccgcccccccgcccccagcgcCATCCCCAGGGCGCCTGGCCGGACCCCGGCGGGGGGGTCACCCAGAG GCGCGGGGGCGGTGCGGGCAGCCCCCCCGGCTGCTGGCTCGGGGTGCAaaccgggacccccccccagccgccTCCGCCCCCCCCGGAAGACGGCGGCGAGCAGCACCCCAAGGTGACGCCCCCCACCTAA
- the PPIL1 gene encoding peptidyl-prolyl cis-trans isomerase-like 1 gives MAAVPPDSWQPPTVSMETTMGPLVLELYWKHAPRTCKNFAELCRRGYYNGTKFHRIIKDFMVQGGDPTGTGRGGASIYGKQFEDELHPELKFTGAGILAMANAGPDTNGSQFFLTLGPAQWLDGKHSIFGRVCQGMGVLGRLAMVETNAQDRPLDDVKVIKAFPSG, from the exons ATGGCCGCCGTCCCGCCTGACTCCTGGCAGCCGCCCACCGTCTCCATGGAGACCAC GATGGGCCCGCtggtgctggagctgtactggaaaCACGCCCCCCGCACCTGCAAGAACTTCGCCGAGCTCTGCCGCCGCGGCTACTACAACGGCACCAAGTTCCACCGCATCATCAAGGACTTCATGGTGCAGGGGGGGGACCCCACCGGCACCG gccgcggcggcgcctccATCTACGGCAAACAGTTTGAGGATGAGCTGCACCCCGAGCTGAAGTTCACCG GCGCCGGCATCCTGGCCATGGCCAACGCGGGGCCGGACACCAACGGGAGCCAGTTCTTCCTGACGCTGGGCCCGGCGCAGTGGCTGGACGGGAAGCACAGCATCTTCGGGAGGGTCTGCCAGGGCATGGGGGTGCTGGGCCGGCTGGCCATGGTGGAGACCAACGCCCAGGATCGGCCCCTCGACGACGTCAAGGTCATCAAGGCGTTCCCTTCGGGGTAG